Sequence from the Desulfovibrio sp. UIB00 genome:
AACTTCAAAGAATTTCGGATAGCCGGGCAACAACGGAGCTTTGACGCTCAGATCCTTGCCCTTGAGACCGGGATAATCCGGGGCATAGCGATAAGCCCTGTGGATCATGTTGGTGAATGTCTGGTGGGCATTGGGCACGGCTTCATCACGGTCAGAGAATACAGGCTTGGCCTGCCCCGCCATAATGGGGTTCACAAATTCCCAAACAACCTCGCCTGCGGGGGTTACTTCAAAAAGATGCCCCTGATGCGTGGAGGTCACCAGCACATTGCCGTTGGGCAACCTTTCCGCAGCGCCCTGTCGGTAGCTGAAGAAGCTGTTTGAACCATTGGCGGCATACTGCCAAACAATTTTTCCGCTGGTCGGGTCGACCTCGATCACGCGGGATCGGTTGCCCTCGGGGCGTTCCGAGCCATTGTCGAATATCTGCACATTGCCGTTGGGCAACATGGTGGCGTTATGTTCACCAAAAACCTGCTGGGTGCCGTCATAGTACCATTCGGGACGCGTCCCCTTGCCGTAGGCAGCGGGGTTGCCCCAGCGCTTGACGATTTTGCCGGACTTTTTGTCAACAATGTAAAATTCGCTGAAGTTGCGTGAATTCAGCAAAATCTGGTCGGTCTTGGGCAGGTACTGCAAGGTGTTGAAATGCGACCAGTCAAAGCTGTCGTATCCCGGCCCCACAGGTGTGGGCAGAGCAAAGTTGATGTCCAGTTGATCCGGGCCGGTGCCGATATGATCCCAGGCATGCCATTCCCAGACAGTCTTGCCGTTTTTGTCCACCTCGCGCACAAAATCCACCCAGAAGTCGCGCACGGCCTGCCCCTTGATCTTGACTTCTTCAGGCCACGTGCCGGGCTTGCGGCCCTTGGCCTGGAATTCGGCGGGAGTTTTGCGCTCCCAGCCAAGAATCATGGTGTTGCCGTTAGGCATGCGGTCAAAGCAGTGGTGCTGGATCTCGTTTTCCGTAAGCATGGTGTACGACCACACCACGTTGCCGTTCCAGTCCATCTCTTCAATAATGCCGCCTGCGCCGCCAATTTTAACCGGTTGATCCTTGGGGGCGGCTGCGCGCAGCAGATTGCCGTTGGGCAACAGCGTGGCATAGAGGCCGGGAGGGTACTTGCTCTTCCACGTGTGTACAACATCGCCATTCATATCGATGAGATACGTGGTTGTACTTTTAACCGTGGGGGCAAACAGCGTATACCCCTTAAAAACTTTTTCGGGCACAAGCTTGATGACGCCCGTAGGGCCGTCATGTACTTCATAGGCTGGCGCTTGAGTAGACAGTCCAAGAGCAAGCAAACCCGCAATAAAAGCAATGGAAGCTCTATACTTCATGGTCATTTCCTCCGGTGAACGGCGTTGTTACCTGTGCTGCCTAGAATGAATAAATCACATTAAACGATGCCTTCCACGCATCCTTGACATTAAGGCTACTACCAGAGATATTCTGGTAGTGGCCCCATACGTCATTGTCCAGCCAAAGGTGGATATAGCCCAGCTCAAGGATAAATGTCAGGTTTTCCGCTGCCTTGTATTTGCTATCGAGGTTGACTTCCATACCCGTATCGGCTGTGGTGAGATACGTGCCGAACGTGTTAAAGTCAGTGTTATTGCGGTAGATTTGCCTTCCTGAAGCATCAGTGGCATGCCGCCCGGTGATGTATGAGGCCATTTTTGTATCGTTGGTGCCGCCAAAGTAGTTGACGCGCAGGGTATGGCTTAAGTCATCAAGAATGCTCACGTCCTTGATGCGCGCGCCTACGCCCCATGTGCCACTGGGGTTAACGCCCAGCACGCCCTTGCCGCCGCCCATGATGGGATTGCCCCGGTAACCAAAGGTGGAGAGCGAGTTGGTCAGGTTATTGGTGGTAGCAAGGTAAGGCAGACGTTCCGAACCATTGTTGGGGTTGTCGTCATCGCCGCTGAAATACCAGCCGTACAGGCCGGGAAGCCCCCAATCCAAAGCGTATTCAGCCAGCAGCATGCCAAACCAGCCCCGGCGGTTCAGGTCTTCCTTGCCGTGGTCAACGCTGCCATAAATGAAATCCCAAGAAATTCTAAGAGGTTCAAAGCTGGTCCACTGCCCGGTCAGCCCGCCCCAGTACATGGAGCTGTAATCATCGTTCCACAGTCTGGAGGTGCCCCTGCCGGAGCTGAAAGCCGCCGGGTACAAACCATCACGTAATTCCAGGCCGTCGATAGCCTGCCCGGTTATGGGATTGGTCAAGGCGACCTTTTTGCTGCCGCCGGGCATGTTGGTAACGGTTGCGGGCATGAGGCTGTTTGGCCCCATGGCGCCGCCCATGCCCCAGGGTGTAATTTTGAGTCCGTCCACCGCCACAGGCACGGTCAGTGCAAACAGATCGAAATTATCCATGTAACTGGCAGGCTGTGAGGTCGTACCGCTCCAGTTGTCGTTGAGCAGGCGCATCCACACGCCGGTAATGCTGACGGCATCGTTCATTTTCCAGGATGCCGCTATTCCGGCCACATCGTCCTGAAAAACGGGGCTGTCCAGAGCAAATCCGGGGAGTTTTATGCCTTGAAGGCCCATGCGCAGCTTCAGCGGAGTATTGGGAACGACCCAGTCGAGATAGGCATTTTTGACTTTGACAACATTGCTGCCGTCTGCCCCCAACGCGCCGCCCTGAGCAGCCATGCCCCACCGCTGTTCG
This genomic interval carries:
- a CDS encoding aryl-sulfate sulfotransferase — its product is MKYRASIAFIAGLLALGLSTQAPAYEVHDGPTGVIKLVPEKVFKGYTLFAPTVKSTTTYLIDMNGDVVHTWKSKYPPGLYATLLPNGNLLRAAAPKDQPVKIGGAGGIIEEMDWNGNVVWSYTMLTENEIQHHCFDRMPNGNTMILGWERKTPAEFQAKGRKPGTWPEEVKIKGQAVRDFWVDFVREVDKNGKTVWEWHAWDHIGTGPDQLDINFALPTPVGPGYDSFDWSHFNTLQYLPKTDQILLNSRNFSEFYIVDKKSGKIVKRWGNPAAYGKGTRPEWYYDGTQQVFGEHNATMLPNGNVQIFDNGSERPEGNRSRVIEVDPTSGKIVWQYAANGSNSFFSYRQGAAERLPNGNVLVTSTHQGHLFEVTPAGEVVWEFVNPIMAGQAKPVFSDRDEAVPNAHQTFTNMIHRAYRYAPDYPGLKGKDLSVKAPLLPGYPKFFEVWKPTAVK
- a CDS encoding outer membrane homotrimeric porin encodes the protein MKKLGILLLAAGLLLGSAHQSRAVDFDVKGSWQFAFDYINGGNFMGKDRNGNNVGGQQWAAIHQQRDEFEAIQRLHLQLNAKASENLAGTVFFEIGEQRWGMAAQGGALGADGSNVVKVKNAYLDWVVPNTPLKLRMGLQGIKLPGFALDSPVFQDDVAGIAASWKMNDAVSITGVWMRLLNDNWSGTTSQPASYMDNFDLFALTVPVAVDGLKITPWGMGGAMGPNSLMPATVTNMPGGSKKVALTNPITGQAIDGLELRDGLYPAAFSSGRGTSRLWNDDYSSMYWGGLTGQWTSFEPLRISWDFIYGSVDHGKEDLNRRGWFGMLLAEYALDWGLPGLYGWYFSGDDDNPNNGSERLPYLATTNNLTNSLSTFGYRGNPIMGGGKGVLGVNPSGTWGVGARIKDVSILDDLSHTLRVNYFGGTNDTKMASYITGRHATDASGRQIYRNNTDFNTFGTYLTTADTGMEVNLDSKYKAAENLTFILELGYIHLWLDNDVWGHYQNISGSSLNVKDAWKASFNVIYSF